The Thermodesulfobacteriota bacterium genome window below encodes:
- the fdhF gene encoding formate dehydrogenase subunit alpha → MDRGLFIEYPGRQFGAGWKPDYTGLCSWGLRPGRRCGSRSLFFEGLLLPGGGRDGFGEDAMKEVLTTCCFCGCGCGLYLSVRDGRVVGAMPSRNHPVSRSNLCSKGWHAHQFIHHPGRLTTPLVRKDGELVPASWDEALERTAGALARIRAERGPEALGVMASAKCTNEENFLLQKLARLVLGTDNIDHCARLUHAPSVAGLATTFGSGAMTNSIEEIAGSDVILVVGSNTTEAHPQVARRIFEAVDRGARLIVVDPRRTALAEAAHIHLPLRPGTDVPLVNAMMRIILDANLVDDAFVEMRTEGFGRLRDMLFRLDLAATVQLTGVSAELLALAAEAYASAAKATICYCMGITQHVAGTDNVQALANLAMMTGHVEQELTGVDPLRGQNNVQGSCDMGALPGVLPGYQRLLDPAARARFEEAWAGPLPARPGRTLVEMTHGGPDGPIRGMLIMAENPILSDPEADRVAATLAGLDFLAVSEIFLSETARLAHVVFPAATFAEKTGTFTSSERRVQLVRAAIPPLAGCRSDFEIILALAERLGRPLDCDSPAEVMEEIALLVPAYGGIFHDRLAAGWGLQWPCPNRQHAGTGFLHKYSFARGKGLFVPTDFRPAAEIPDADYPLALITGSVYHHHRTGTMTRLASSLARECPTAQVEVNPADARPLGLRNGEPVRLVSRRGAVALEALLTERVPAGSVFASFHAADSPVNRLTTGALDPVAKCPELKFSAVRLEKIP, encoded by the coding sequence ATGGACAGGGGCCTGTTTATCGAATATCCGGGCCGGCAATTTGGCGCTGGCTGGAAACCCGACTATACTGGATTGTGCTCCTGGGGATTGCGTCCTGGCAGGCGCTGCGGGAGCAGGAGCCTCTTTTTTGAGGGGCTTCTCTTGCCCGGGGGCGGGCGCGATGGCTTTGGGGAGGACGCCATGAAGGAGGTCCTGACCACCTGCTGCTTCTGCGGCTGCGGCTGCGGACTCTATCTGTCGGTGCGGGACGGCCGGGTGGTGGGGGCGATGCCCAGCCGCAACCATCCGGTCTCCCGCAGCAATCTGTGCTCCAAGGGCTGGCATGCCCACCAGTTCATCCACCACCCCGGCCGGCTGACCACCCCCCTGGTGCGCAAAGACGGAGAGCTGGTGCCGGCCTCCTGGGACGAGGCCCTGGAGCGGACCGCCGGCGCCCTCGCGCGCATCCGCGCCGAGCGGGGGCCAGAGGCCCTGGGGGTGATGGCCTCCGCCAAGTGCACCAACGAGGAGAACTTCCTCCTCCAGAAGCTGGCCCGCCTGGTGCTGGGCACCGACAACATCGACCACTGCGCCCGGCTCTGACACGCGCCGTCGGTGGCCGGGCTGGCCACCACCTTCGGCTCCGGCGCCATGACCAACTCCATCGAGGAGATCGCCGGCTCGGACGTCATCCTGGTGGTGGGCTCCAACACCACCGAGGCCCATCCCCAGGTGGCCCGCCGGATCTTCGAGGCCGTCGACCGGGGGGCGCGGCTCATCGTGGTCGATCCCCGGCGCACCGCCCTGGCGGAGGCGGCGCACATCCATCTGCCGCTCCGGCCCGGCACCGATGTGCCCCTGGTGAACGCCATGATGCGCATCATCCTGGATGCCAATCTGGTGGATGATGCCTTCGTCGAGATGCGCACCGAGGGCTTCGGCCGGCTGCGGGACATGCTCTTCCGCCTGGATCTCGCGGCCACCGTGCAGCTCACCGGGGTCTCGGCCGAGCTGCTGGCCCTGGCGGCGGAGGCGTACGCCAGCGCCGCCAAGGCCACCATCTGCTACTGCATGGGCATCACCCAGCACGTGGCCGGCACCGACAATGTCCAGGCCCTGGCCAACCTGGCGATGATGACCGGCCATGTCGAGCAGGAGCTCACCGGCGTTGATCCCTTGCGGGGCCAGAACAACGTCCAGGGCTCCTGCGACATGGGGGCCCTGCCCGGGGTCCTGCCCGGCTACCAGCGCCTCCTGGATCCGGCCGCCCGGGCCCGCTTCGAAGAGGCCTGGGCCGGGCCGCTGCCGGCGCGGCCCGGCCGCACCCTGGTGGAGATGACCCACGGCGGGCCGGACGGGCCCATCCGGGGCATGCTCATCATGGCGGAGAACCCGATCCTGTCCGATCCGGAGGCGGACCGGGTGGCCGCCACCCTGGCCGGCCTCGACTTCCTGGCGGTGTCGGAGATCTTCCTGTCGGAAACCGCCCGCCTGGCCCATGTGGTCTTCCCGGCCGCCACCTTTGCCGAGAAGACCGGCACCTTCACCAGCTCCGAGCGCCGGGTGCAGCTGGTGCGGGCGGCCATCCCGCCCCTGGCCGGCTGTCGCAGCGACTTCGAGATCATCCTCGCCCTGGCCGAGCGCCTGGGCCGGCCCCTGGACTGCGACTCGCCGGCGGAGGTCATGGAGGAGATCGCCCTTCTGGTGCCGGCCTACGGCGGCATCTTCCACGACCGGCTGGCGGCCGGCTGGGGCCTGCAGTGGCCCTGTCCCAACCGGCAGCATGCGGGCACCGGCTTTCTGCACAAGTATTCCTTTGCCCGGGGCAAGGGCCTGTTTGTGCCCACGGACTTTCGGCCAGCGGCCGAGATCCCGGATGCGGACTATCCTCTGGCCCTCATCACCGGCAGCGTCTATCACCATCACCGCACCGGCACCATGACCCGGCTGGCCTCCAGCCTGGCCCGGGAGTGCCCGACAGCCCAGGTGGAGGTCAACCCGGCCGACGCCCGTCCCCTGGGCCTGCGGAACGGCGAGCCGGTGCGGCTGGTCTCCCGCCGCGGCGCGGTGGCCCTGGAGGCGCTCCTGACCGAGCGGGTGCCGGCGGGCTCGGTCTTCGCCTCCTTCCACGCGGCCGACTCGCCGGTGAACCGGCTCACCACCGGCGCCCTGGACCCGGTGGCCAAGTGCCCGGAGCTGAAATTCTCCGCCGTGCGCCTGGAGAAGATCCCATGA
- a CDS encoding SEC-C metal-binding domain-containing protein, with translation MANIPRNVSCPCGSGKKYKKCCRLDPQRDAELRRALAMSSDPATIRRLVNQPAQVLRLKVQLTDMGCTTIPEEVSRVVEILYTSTLHDLHGVIQQAFRWDNDHLYSFHLSDDFHDRRQEYAGTPRGEALSPPPWGRAPVAQAAAATELRDLGLETGRSFWYRFDYGDELLHRLTVLAVREAQPEEGKVARILEVVGEAPPQYGDEDW, from the coding sequence ATGGCCAACATCCCCCGCAATGTGAGCTGCCCGTGCGGCAGTGGCAAGAAATACAAGAAATGCTGCCGCCTCGATCCGCAGCGCGACGCCGAGCTGCGCCGGGCCCTGGCCATGTCCAGCGACCCCGCCACCATCCGCCGACTCGTCAATCAGCCCGCCCAGGTGCTGCGGCTCAAGGTGCAGCTGACCGACATGGGCTGCACGACCATCCCGGAAGAGGTGTCGCGGGTGGTCGAGATCCTGTATACCTCGACCTTGCACGACCTCCACGGCGTCATCCAGCAGGCCTTCCGCTGGGACAACGATCATCTCTATTCGTTCCACCTCAGCGACGATTTCCACGACCGCCGCCAGGAATACGCCGGCACCCCGCGGGGTGAGGCGCTCTCCCCCCCGCCCTGGGGACGCGCTCCGGTGGCCCAGGCGGCCGCCGCCACCGAGCTGCGGGATCTGGGCCTGGAGACGGGCAGGTCGTTCTGGTACCGGTTCGATTACGGCGATGAGCTGCTGCACCGGTTGACGGTGCTCGCGGTCCGGGAGGCCCAGCCGGAAGAGGGGAAGGTAGCCAGGATCCTCGAGGTTGTTGGCGAGGCGCCGCCCCAGTACGGGGACGAGGACTGGTGA
- a CDS encoding 4'-phosphopantetheinyl transferase superfamily protein, producing MPAHQDALAGRGGETPPPALLPVVLPVHLGEDLPRSQWLASQRAAARAALDRAAARFGISLPADLPRDERGAPLLLAGIGWSVSHKPSVCAAVVGWGAMGIDIEEIRPRQPDLVGRVGTAAEWAILGGRGPAELFRLWTAKEAVLKAAGIGIAGLDRCRITGRPGEGELALVLDGRAFLVALYGTAAWQAAVVKAPGQAVSWEKGEGQDGSGR from the coding sequence ATGCCCGCACATCAGGATGCCTTGGCTGGCCGGGGTGGGGAGACGCCCCCTCCAGCCCTCCTCCCCGTGGTCCTGCCCGTGCACCTGGGGGAAGACCTGCCCCGCAGCCAGTGGCTGGCCAGCCAGCGGGCTGCGGCCCGGGCCGCCCTCGACCGGGCAGCAGCCCGCTTCGGCATCTCCCTGCCGGCGGACCTGCCCAGGGACGAGCGGGGGGCGCCGCTGCTCCTGGCCGGGATCGGCTGGTCGGTGTCCCACAAGCCGTCGGTCTGCGCCGCGGTGGTGGGCTGGGGGGCCATGGGCATTGATATCGAGGAGATCCGGCCCCGGCAGCCGGATCTCGTGGGTCGGGTGGGGACGGCCGCGGAATGGGCAATCCTGGGCGGGCGGGGGCCAGCCGAGCTTTTTCGGCTCTGGACCGCCAAGGAGGCGGTGCTCAAAGCCGCTGGCATCGGCATTGCCGGCCTCGATCGCTGCCGGATCACCGGCCGGCCCGGCGAGGGGGAGCTGGCCCTGGTGCTGGACGGCCGGGCCTTTCTGGTGGCGCTATACGGCACCGCCGCCTGGCAGGCCGCGGTGGTCAAGGCGCCTGGGCAGGCGGTTTCCTGGGAGAAGGGCGAGGGACAGGATGGCAGCGGCAGGTGA
- a CDS encoding type II toxin-antitoxin system Phd/YefM family antitoxin, whose amino-acid sequence MPVNASTLRENIYRLLDQVLETGQPLEIERRGRLLRVIPVAAPSKIARLVKHDCLRGDPEAIVHLDWSGEWEHDLP is encoded by the coding sequence ATGCCCGTGAACGCCTCCACCCTGCGGGAGAACATCTACCGGCTGTTGGACCAGGTTCTGGAGACCGGCCAGCCGCTGGAGATCGAGAGAAGGGGCCGACTCCTCCGGGTGATCCCGGTTGCTGCGCCGTCCAAGATCGCTCGACTGGTGAAGCACGACTGCCTGCGAGGCGACCCGGAAGCCATCGTCCATCTGGATTGGAGCGGGGAGTGGGAGCATGATCTACCTTGA
- a CDS encoding PIN domain-containing protein, which produces MIYLDTHVVVWAYAGEVERLPPGVCAQIEANDLLISPLVLLELQYLYEIERLAVEPGIVYESLACTIGLSLCDLPLLRVITEALPQTWTRDPFDRLIVATAAAREAVLITKDAGILAHYPRAFWGDLARSPA; this is translated from the coding sequence ATGATCTACCTTGACACCCACGTGGTGGTCTGGGCCTATGCCGGCGAGGTGGAGCGCTTGCCACCGGGCGTCTGCGCTCAGATCGAGGCGAACGATCTGCTCATTTCGCCCCTGGTTCTCCTTGAGCTGCAGTATCTCTATGAAATCGAAAGGCTGGCCGTGGAGCCGGGGATTGTCTACGAAAGCCTGGCTTGCACCATCGGGCTGAGCCTCTGCGACCTCCCCCTGCTGCGGGTCATCACCGAGGCCCTGCCCCAGACCTGGACCCGGGACCCCTTCGACCGCCTGATCGTTGCCACCGCCGCTGCGCGGGAGGCGGTCCTCATCACCAAAGATGCCGGCATCCTGGCCCATTACCCCAGGGCCTTCTGGGGGGACCTGGCACGCTCACCGGCTTGA
- a CDS encoding 4'-phosphopantetheinyl transferase superfamily protein: MGHSGRPGTGPPFRLWTAKEAVLKAAGLGISGLDRCRITGRPGERELSLVLDGRLFLVELCGTGSWQAALVKEPGQEIWWEVGEEEDVVPAAPALRHPGPQAGERARSPQKALG, encoded by the coding sequence GTGGGCCATTCTGGGCGGCCGGGGACTGGCCCCCCCTTCCGTCTCTGGACCGCCAAGGAGGCGGTGCTCAAAGCCGCCGGCCTCGGCATCAGCGGGCTGGACCGCTGCCGGATCACCGGCCGGCCCGGCGAGCGGGAACTGTCCCTGGTGCTGGACGGCCGGCTTTTTCTGGTCGAGCTTTGTGGGACAGGATCCTGGCAGGCAGCCCTGGTCAAGGAGCCTGGTCAGGAGATCTGGTGGGAGGTCGGGGAAGAGGAGGACGTGGTGCCGGCGGCGCCGGCGCTTCGCCATCCTGGCCCTCAAGCCGGTGAGCGTGCCAGGTCCCCCCAGAAGGCCCTGGGGTAA